The genomic DNA gtcagagaaatgtaaataaagacatcattgagataccaccttacccctgtgagaatggtatacatcaaaaagggcagcatcaacaaatgctggagaggctgtggggacagaggaaccattctgcactgctggtgggaatataaattggtccagcctctgtggagagcaacctggaaaactctcacaaggctagacatggaccttccatatgatccagtaattcctcttctagggatataccccaaggactccataacatccaaccaaaaagatatatgtacacctatgttcatagcagcacaatttgtaatagctaaaaaccagaagaaacccaggtgccgaacaacagatgagtgtctgagaaagctgtggtatgtatacagaatggaatactacacagagattaagaacaatgaacccaccttctctgacccatcttggatggacccaggaggaattatgttaagtgagcttcttcttctagcgtttaagtgagctaagtcagaaagataaatatgagtatgggatgatcccactcataaacagaagttgagaaagaagaacagagtggGTAACTCAAAGCAGGAGTTCctgagatgactcaggaaccaaacgtgtggtggcgaggcaatgcaaatctttatttataagagagccaaggattttaaagggcagacctggaagtggcaagtcagaaatggaaatggctaggaaaggggtggagaaatgcAAAAGGGGGCtaggaaggtaggaacttccttagcaactgtttcaggagggttttaactggtagaattaataataataccctgcaggcagggagggtcttgagggtagaaagaagatagatcaaaggaatggaatgggtggggatctttcaggcaaaagaatgattatgtagataggccatagtatcaaacagtgattatgtagataggccataatatcagggatgcagggtggagcagggggagctggcttaatgtttaaaaaaatgccagcctcctggaggcagaaaaatgcagggtgctttttgAGGCTCCTCGCAATTTTccgacatttccccctttctttttatctaatggccatagtatcaggaatgtggggtgctttttgaggcagggagtctgataagatgggatacacctttggggttactcctgtctctccttgctcaacctctcagtagagagagagagactgacaggatagacacactcctcaagtcaagccctgccaagctcaaccacatcctcacaattttccaacaGGGTAGGACACaagcttctggtggtgggaatgccaTTTATGTACACTTCATTTaacttgtagttatataaatcactatttaattaatatgagagggggaaattgattgaatgtctcaaactttttaatgcacagaccataggatgaggctttgaaatattgactcttttttatttttttaaataatttatttatttaatcatgagaaagacaggcaaagagagaaagaaccagacatcactcttgtacatgtgttactgaggattgaacttgggacatcatggttgacaatccaaagctttacctacgacaccacctcccagaccactgttttttttaatttataaaatggaaatattgacaagactacaggataagaggggtacatttccatacagtgctcacccctagagctccatatctaatccttcccttgatagcttccctattcttttttttccttttttttatttaagaaaggattaattaacaaaaccatagggtaggaggggtacaattccacacaattcccaccacccaatctccatattccaccccctcccctgatagctttccaattctttatccctctgggagcatgaacccagggtcattgtgggttgcagaaggtaggaggtctggcttctgtaattgcttccccgctgaacatgggcgttgactggtcggtccatactcccagtctgcctctctctttccctagtagggtgggtctctggggaagcagagcaccaggacacattggtggggtcttcagtgcagggaagcctggccggcatcctgatgacatctggaacctggtgactgaaaagagagttaacatacgaaaccaaacaaattgttgagcaatcatggacccaaagcttggaatagtggagaggaagtgttaggggggcactcattgcaaactctagtgtacttctgctttcaggtatatcttttgcagtagtttacggatacgtgtgaacatatactctctctcacagaaactggtgtatatctaggttttaggactttgttagaaagtgaaccacctgagatggaattagagtatactatgaaaggaaaggtctcacccgagtaatgaagctgaagggttgtcattccatatgtgaagtctctggactcagtctgaagtgaagcatgttgaggtggcaatcgttgcgttgattaggttgtggtcggcagatgcaatattgtttgatatggattgggagaggcatacgggaaagtgggccctatacaatggttccaggactgggggaagtagaggctctatagtggagatgtgaggttcctgctgtcttagggatcaaaaagacaatcaatagttaatgttatcatcacattatttggtaattgggttaactttgaaaagtccttttgttagggtttgctgtacagtatccagtatcttgtatatagctgtgctattggttgcttctgatctacttggtgtaggcttttgagagagtctacatatcaattacatagcctatatattaaaaagattcagtttgtgtatttttattgtctttatttatttattagatagacagccagaaatttagagggaagggggtgatagagagggagagagatagacacctgcaacactgcttcaccactcgtgaagcttctcccctgcaggtggggaccgggggcttgaacccgggtccttatgcactttaacacgtgcgcttaaccaggtgcgccatcacctggcccctcagtttgtgttttgaaaaacttcgagacatacaattaatttcccccctctcgtattaattaactagtgatttatatgactacattttactaggagtgtacgtaaacaccattcccactgccaaaaggaaatattgactctcttgaaagcttaggccagggagaacagaagcaaccggtggcactgcAATATAcatataatgtcaaaggacataaattatggtgatgttgtgtataatgcagcaaatcctagcaaagtgattttacaaagttaacccaattgccaaataatgtgattatagcaataactatctattgccttctcaaaccttaagacaacaggaacctcctgcttcctctatagagtgtatatttccccagtcctggaacctctagagtggggctcactttcctgcatgcttctctcaattcataccaaatgatattgcatctgctgatcccaacctagtcagtgcagtgagtaccacctcagcatgcttcacttcagactgtgtccagagatgtcaggtgtggaatgtcaaccctttagcctcattacttgggtgagaattttcctttcataggattctctaattccattccaggtggttcacctcctaacaaagtaccaaaacctagatatagaccaggtcccgtgagatagggcatatgttcacatgtacccataaattagggcaaaatatatacctgaaagcaaaagtacacaatagtctgcagtgagtcagtatgaagttcataataaaatagtgtctacttagacttagataccctcctcacctatttcctattatacttccctcactcactctcaggctatccttatcaaagcaaggactgcaaaagctgaaaaagggcaagacactggtgtactttaacgatgactctttagtcactatctggccaccccatcagctggggccctagtcaggaagtcctgaaaTTGCCAAaaagatataatgggcctagacctcgaataaatctctctctccattgttactggtcatatctatcaggaacaaaaaaatagacccctttgtggggccccccataggaccttgccctcaacttggatcaacaatggtagagaatgttccatcctccgataggaggatggacaacatactctatgctacacctgaggaagatgggtcgatattagggTAGCTTGAAaagttcctgctcatgaccacagaatgtgagctcagatctacagggatgcagaagtcacataggctcctagctGAATATTGCCCAAAAtcagatcaaattggtggggtttacagtcaacaatatttatacaccttctccatatttgggaactactttcttccctgatacagatttctggtcctttttccagccatgacatcatctcccagacaataactaggatccacctgcacatcaaatttcaggctcaggcaaaaaaaccaaaaacaaaaaagaaaactagtatagccacaagccctttgaaatatgactaaagtatgcctactagctatcgagaaaatggagacccccccatctcttcatctgcactactccagcctttaggttcaggattagtcaacagattggctttatatgtcaactaattttttcagctatcaggttcgtgatgctagcatgatgccaaccagacttctccagacagacaaccccaccaacatgtcctggagctctgattccccagaacttcgtcccactagggaaagagagaggcaggctgggagtatgggtccacctgtcaatgccaacaaacagcagagaaacaattacagaagtcagaccttccaccttttgcatcccacaatgaccttgtgtccatactcccaagggttaaagaatagaaaagctatcaggggatgggatgggatatggagttctggtggtaggaattgtatggagttgttcccctcttatcctatggttttgtcagtgtttcatttttataaataaaaattaaaattaaaacagagaacccttttgttaggatttgctgtatcatacacagcatcaccataatttatgtcctttgacgttatttgtatatagttgtgtctttttttttatataattgtgTCTTGTACAGtaatgctaccggttgcttctgttctccctggtctaagattttaagagagtcaacatttcaaagactcagcctatggtctgtgcaataaaaagtttgaggcattcaatcaatttccccctttcatattaattaaaaagtaatttatatAGCTACAAGTTAAATGGAGTGtgcataaacagcattcccaccaccaaaagactgtgtcccatcctatccaccccacctcccattgaagccaaacatccatccTCATCCTTAGCCCATagctttttattttggtgccctactccaaactcagtcaaatcctgctttgagtttccttttctgttcttctttctcagcttctgtttatgagtgggatcatcccatacttgactttttctttcttacttagctcacttaacataattccttctagctccagccaagatgggtcagagaaagtgggtttattgttctCAATAGCtctgtagtattccattatgtaaatataccacagctttctcagccattcatctgttgttgggcacctgggttgtttccactagtaataatttctttttttaactttaaaaaaagtattctattttctttattttattttattttatttatttattcccttttgttgcccttgttgttttattgttgtggttattattgttgttgtcgttgttggataggacagagagaaatggagagaggaggggaagacagagaggaggagagaaagatagacacctgcagacctgcttcaccgcctgtgaagtgactaccctgctggtggggagccggggttcgaaccgggatccttatgccggtccttgtgctttgcgccacctgcgcttaacccgctgcgctacagcccgactcccctctattttctttatttactttgtatGTATAGcgatagaaagaagttgagaaggaagctgggagctgagagggagagaaaaacggatacctgcagcactgctttacctccccttgaagctccctcccctccaccccccctgcaagtggaaaccaggaacttggacctggggtttgaaccaggttacttgcacatggtaacatgtgtactcagtgggataaaccaccacccagcccctacaaacTATAATTTCTGCAGACATGCAGATATTTCCAATCTTACGTAGTTAGAGGTGAAACTAGGCCAATAACACCAGTATATTAACTCAGTAAATGCTATTAAATACCCATTATATATAAGTCACGGTACTAATCAAAAAGAGTATAATGGAATATGTGACATAGTCTTCATTTTGAAGTGCCAAATGAAAAATTCCAGTTAGCCAATAATGCTTATGTgtatatacaaatacatatattaatatatacatgTCCTGAGTAAGATCAATATATGTAGATACACATATATGACACTAAATGcatataatacatatatgtacataataCTGTAAGCATATTTGCACAAATGTATTTCTGTATATTTGACTAacatatgcatatattttatgaatatgtgtgtgttATATGATAtgctattatatatattaatatcacAAAACATTTTACAAATGTTTCAGGAGGAGGAAGGATGGAAATGAGAGTACTATCCTTTTAGGTAGCTTTGTATATATATCTTACATCATTTTGTGCAAGTTTTAGTAAGGCAGACCTGTCAGGATCCTTCAAGGAGAGATCATCTTATTAGAGAAGgtatggaaacaaacaaaaaccttaatTCTAAGACTTACAGTAGCAAGTCTAACTATAAATGTTTTTCACTCAAATTTGTACCTTGGTCCAATTCCCAATACAGACTAATCATGTCTAACTTCTAGCGAACAAGACTTCTGTTACTGAACCTGTGAGTTGTTCGAGAACTCTGCAAGACATTATGGCCTAAGCCACCCTAGAGCTGTCCTGTCTGCATTAGGTGCCATCAGAAAGCAGAGCGGCCTTAGAAGACAGAAGGTGGGTGGACGCTGACCCACCAGGGTCTCAAGGGAACTCAATGGGTTTCTGATCCTCAAAGACACCAGTGCACCAGCAACAGTTGAGGGCAGCAGAGGGTCAAGGACCCAGTAGAAGAGGcagcagtgccctgcaggcatggcagGGCCCAGGGGAGGAGTTAGGGGTGGGGCTGGACAGCAGAAAACTGTCATGAAAGCCCCTACCTCCCTCTTGGACTTGTTCCTGAGCACAGTTTTTGGCATGCTGGGGGCCTCCCTCAAGTGGGTGATATTCTATATTGGGCTGGCATTCTGTATGCACAGGTGGTAACAGAAGCACCctaccccccgcccccccactctTCAGTCATGTTGTCCCCATTGCAACCCTATTAGGCAAACTTTTTCCCAATTAGAAGAGTCTCAGGCAGTTGTCTGTAATAATTTCCAGCTTTATTCCTCTGGCTAAGAGGTCCAGAGGTAATGTGAAGTTTACATTTCTGTTATTAAGATTTTTATATTAAGCATTTCACTGGCATTCTAATGTGATAGATACATTTATGTCTGTTTACTTGATTATTTTTTGGTGACAAAAGTAATGACccccacatacatatatatttacttttgggAAATGAGAAGaggcagaggaaaaaagaaaagaaacaaaatatagaTCACACAGATTCACTGTTAACTGTGTACAGTAACCTAGATATTCCCTTTGTAATGTGCATATAAggtttgtatatatacatatatgtgattTTTAACTTGTGATTATTTAAAATGTACAATGAGCATCTTCCCACATAGATCTATGATTACAAAACAAGTGAGGTTGAATCAAATGACCAATGTTAACAAGAGTCAAATTTAAATCAAAAGAGCATGGAAGGCTTGATGGAATATGATGACATATTTTTGGCACAGAAATGGAGACAAAATTAATCAGTGTTGGCAATATTAATAACAGAAATAGCTGAATTCAAAGGAGAAATGCATTAAATGGGATAAGGACGGTCCCGAGATTGCCTGTGGTTATAATGCAGAGCCCTGAATTTCTTTCTCAGACCCCTTATCTCTTCTAAACATCTCTCCATTTCATCTCCCTCTCTAGTCATTTCTTCATCCTTTAAATGCCTATAATCTATATCCTCCTTAAATTCCTCGAGAGACTGAAGCAGCCTCTGCCTAAAATTTCCTTCAGTTTGTTGGCGTTCGAATTCTCCATAGGCACCTTCTTCCTCTCGTTTTGGCACGCTGCACTTGGGcttgctttcattttctttgcaGGGTTTTTGCATGATGTTGTTTCCTACTCAAATTCAAGGAGAAATAATGAGAATCAGATTGCTGTGTTTCTTTGGATTTAGCATTGCCAGTTTCCCCTCAAAGGAAGATACTAGCCTAGCTTAATCTCCCACTCCAACCACACCGGCCCAAACCTTCAGCAGTTCAAGAAGTCCTCATTTCCCTATGCcagtccctccccttctctcttcctccttctgcctccctgcctcctcccccttctctctccctccctactccccctcccttctcctttcctcttccttctccccctcccctctcctctctctgccccttctctTCTCCAGACGTCTTCTCATTCCCTataccctctccctcctcccttctcttctgcCATCCTCCCCCCTAATACAACATTTCTCCAACCGACTGGGCTTAATGGCCTTTCCAATAAACTGAAGAAGGCTAGCTAGTAGTAGTTGCTGAGTTGTTACCACCCTCAGAGACCCTGGTGTAAGTGCACCCCTCATACTGACCTGTGGTGATTCTGGACAGtttccttgtctttttctttcctgtcagCACAGACAGATCCTAGTACCTGCAGACAGAAAGGGAATGAGGAGGAGGGAGTCATTTGTGGATCCACCAGCCCCAGAGTCAGAGATAAAATGGAATTTCTTATTTTGAATCTAGTATTCCCCAAACAGTTTTCCTACCTCTTGGTTCCCCTCCAGTCCTTAGCCTTTCCTGCTGGATCTCTGTCCCCACACTGCCACACCTTACTCTCAGGCCTAGTCCTTACAAGACACACTGTCTTCTCCCTCCCATCCTGCACCTTTTGCAGGCAGGCATTGAAGGAGAACTATTTGCAGAtgttttttctaattttctgtcTGCATCCTTGAATTCCAGCCATTCTCCATACAGCAACCCACACCTCATTTCCTTCAACAGAattggagaaagagaagaataatgGGAAAGCTTGCTAATACGAGAGAAACTGATTCCTACTTCATTTTGAATCTGGTTATTTCTGAACTATCACCAGATCTCTGGGCTCGATGCCAAGAGATTTCCTGCTACTTCTGTCCCATCCCCTTTGGAAAGCAtaattatctaaaataaataaataaataaataaataaataaataaataaataaaatacatataattatGTCCTAGGGGAAAGCAAATCAGGACATATTCTAATCATTAGATTAAGTTATTACTATCCTAGAGGGCCCAGGGGAGCCTTCACAGAAGCCTGCTGGGATTTAAGGAATTTACCTCTTCCTCTTCTTAGTCACCTGTGCGACCGCCTGCAGGGGCAGTTAAGGAGCTGGTACCCAGAGGAGAAAGAAGCCGGAGAATATAAGGACTTCGCAGCAGCTCCTGGTCACGTGAGGATTATGTCATCCTCCAACTCTGGCCCCTACTTTCCCCTCCCACCAGCTGTGCTGCAGAAGTGGAACCGGCTAGCTAACCAACCTCCTGTCACCTTCATTCccccacactcacacaaacacacaaaccgGGCCCTGTCACTCATTTCTGTCATTACTAATCCCAGAGGTCAAAACTGGCCCCTTCTCCCTATGCTTGGAAGCTGCCTCtctctgattatcagaaaaaGGCTTCATCTTCTTAAAGTCCTATTAGTAGCCATTGTTACTTTTAGTGGTGTTCAGGGAGGTTCCTTACTCTCTTCTAATTTATGAGTTGCAGGTAGATCAACACATTTCCTTCAAGCCACCCACATTCCAGTCACTAAGAACTGAACTTTGCAGTTCAGTGCTTGATGCCAAATTAGAGAGGCTGGATAGATTAAGAAAGGAGATAATGATTGAGATTGCATATTTTGCTTTTGTTCTGACAGTTTACTAGATTTTcaacaattttctttattttaataatttgaaatatgaaaatgatatatatatatatatgtatctctggaaaagaaaaaaagagtcaagGTAGGAGAATAAAAAGATCCAGCCACCTGTTTCTACTGCTTAGTCATAAGATAAATATAGACACTCAGGCAGACACATTTTTGGAAGTTTAAATGTACAGGGCAGCTGGAGGCCCTCCCTTTTTGAGGTCCTGGGAATGTGAAGCCCTGTCAGTAGATGAGGTCTTGAGGACATAATCCCACAGAACTTTTCCTTTTAGATTTTCTtctcaaaattattattttatttatttgtttaaaatgtttatttatttattggatagagacagccagaaattgagaggaaaggggatgatagaaggggagagatactCAGATaattgaagccctgcttcaccactcacaaaacgttccccctgctggtgtgtactgggggcttgaacctgggtgtgcactcaatcaagtgtgctACCATTCGGCCCCCTCCCTTTAGATTTTCAGATTTCAAGTTAGTCATACAGTTTTACTAGTTTGATCTCATTATCTTGTCTTCTCTCCAGAATTGTtctatgttattttatttctttttaaaaatttaaattttatttattatttactggagagagagagaaagaaattgggaaggaaggagaagataggaagagagagacagagagacagagacctgcaacactgcttcactactcatgaaactttatacctgcaggtggaggtctgaacccaggtccttgtgcatagtagtatATGTGCCCAACCAGTTATGCCAACACCAGGCAgttgttcttttatttctttcaattCTATGCAGCCCCAATAATCAATACTATGCCCCAAAGATTCCACTTTTCTCAAGACTCTTACTCATAATTAGTgcgtttttattttaaattccccAGTCACCTCtatcatatatatgttttttattcaACTCTACTGAAGAGTTAGAAGCCTCTTgtaacacacacatgtgcacgcgAGCATGTACGATACATTTAACCACTTACCAAACTAAACCTTTAGTTGCTAAAGATTTAGCGCTAGCTAGTCT from Erinaceus europaeus chromosome X, mEriEur2.1, whole genome shotgun sequence includes the following:
- the TCEAL7 gene encoding transcription elongation factor A protein-like 7, translated to MQKPCKENESKPKCSVPKREEEGAYGEFERQQTEGNFRQRLLQSLEEFKEDIDYRHLKDEEMTREGDEMERCLEEIRGLRKKFRALHYNHRQSRDRPYPI